ACGGTCCCCGCGACCACCCGATCGCCTTCCTCGCGGGCCACGGGGTTGGACTCGCCCGTCAGCATGGACTCGTCCACGTCTCCCGACCCGCGCACGATCGTGCCATCGGCCGGCACTCGTGCACCCGGCCGGACCAGGACGACATCACCCGCGGCCAGGTCGGCGAGCGGCACGACCTCGGTGCCTGAATCGCTCACCCGCTCGGCGTCGTCGGGCAGGAGCTCAGCGAGGGCCTGTAGGGCCCCCTGGGCCTGGCCGATCGCGCGCATCTCCAGCCAGTGCCCCAGCAGCATGACCGCGATCAGCAGCGCCAGCTCCCACCAGACCTCCTGGTCGAACACGCCCAGCGCCGTGGCCATCGAGGCCGCGTACGCCACGGTGATCGCCATGGCGATGAGCAGCATCATCCCGGGCTGGCGGCTGCGGGCTTCCGACAGGCCACCCGTCAGAAACGGCCAGCCGCCGTACACGAAGATGACCGATCCGAGGATCGGGCCGATCAGGTCCTGCCCCGGAATCGACGGCGCGACGTACCCGAGCAACTCCTGGACGTGGTGGGACCACACCACCACGGGGACTGCCAGCAGCAACGTCAGCCAGAACCGGTCGCGGAACATCGCGGCGTGGTCACCGTGTCCGGCATGCCCGTCGTGGCCGTCGTGCTGGTGGCCACCGTGCTCGTCGGTGCGCGCGTCGGGGTGGTGGTCCATCCCTTCCGCCGGTTCGATGTCGGTGGTCGGGTCGTTCCCGACGTGCCGTTCGCGCACGTCGAGCTGATCGCCCTGGACACGAGACGTCCTTGCCATGACAGCACCCTTTCGCCTTCGGGGGCCGAAGTCGGCCGCATTTGAAACAACGCCAATATACCCCCCTGGGGTATATTGGTCGACATGTTTCTGGACCCATCGGGCAACGGCCCGATGACCGGCCGTCCGTCGCCCCTCGGGCGCAGTGGAGGTCTCCCCAGTCAGCGAGCCGAGAAACCGGACGGACGTCGAGCGGCTTCCGGTTGGACGCCACCGGCGTGTGCGGTCCACGTCCCCCTCGGGCGCCCAACGCACCCACCCTCGGACCACGTGTGCCTTGCCCGCCCGTCAGGGTCGCCGAACGCGCACGGCGGCCCACCCCGTGCGCGTTGCCGGCCCCATGGCGGCGTCCAACGCACACGCCGACCCGGCGGTTCGACCGCCCGTGGTTGCGACAGCCGCCGGCGCGACCGCCCGCGATGGCCACGTGGACGCGGCCAGGGCTCAGCCGGGGTCAACGACCCAAAAAGCGACGTGCCGCCCCCGAAGGGACGGCACGGCCGGTCATTGGACTGCCACCGGGCGGATCGTGGACCCGCGTCGCCGGAGGCGGTCCGGCGTCACATCACGAGCAGCCGCTCGTGGTTCCGCAGCCGGGGCAGACGTGGCAGCTGCCGGCACGCTGCATCTTGGAGCCGCACTGCAGGCACAGCGGGGCGTCACCGTAGATGTCGTCGACCGGGTGGGGCTGCTCCACGGGGAGCACCGTCTGGCCGGTGGCGTCGGCTGGCGGCGTGGTCGCCGAGGGGGCCGCCGGGGCGGCCGTGGTGGCGGTGCCGTCGAGCTCGGCGGTCCGCTCCTCGGTGGTGTAGATGCCCATGGCCTGACGCTGCTCGGCCGGGAGGTACTCGATGGCCAGGCGACGGAAGATGTAGTCGGTCAGCGACGTGGCGAACCGGATGTCCGGGTCGTCGGTCATGCCGGCCGGCTCGTACCGCGTGTTGATGAACTTGGAGACGTAGGCCTCCAGCGGCACGCCGTACTGCAGGCCCAGGGACACGCTGATCGCCAGGGCGTCCATGATCCCCGACAGCGTCGACCCCTGCTTGCCGAGCTTGACGAAGATCTCGCCGAGCCCGTCGCCGGGGTACTCCCCTGCCGTGACGTAGCCGTCGGCGTCGCCGACCTGGAAGCTGATCGTCTGGCTGGGACGCTGCTTGGGCAGGCGCCGACGGACGATGCCCTGCTCGGCCGCGGCCTCCTCGGTCACCGGCTGCGCGTCGTCGCTCTTCTTGGAGATCGACAGCGGCTGGGCGACCTTGCAGTTGTCGCGGTAGATGGCGATGGCCTTGAGGCCCAGGCGCCAGCCCTCGATGTAGAGGTCCTCGATGTCCTGCACCGTGGCCGACTCCGGCAGGTTCACGGTCTTGGAGATGGCACCGGAGAGGAACGGCTGGGCCGCCGCCATCATCTTGATGTGGCCACCGGGGGCGATGGAGCGGTCACCCATGGCGCAGTCGAACACCGGGATGTGCTCAGGCTTGAGCGCCGGGGCACCCTCGACCGTCGCGTGCTCGTCGATGTAGGCGACGATCGCCTCGACCTGCTCGGGCTGGTAGCCCAGGTTGGCCAGGGCGTGCGGGACCGTCTGGTTGACGATGCGCATGGTGCCGCCACCGACGAGCTTCTTGGCCTTGACCAGGCCCAGGTCGGGCTCGATGCCGGTGGTGTCGCAGTCCATCATCAGGCCGATGGTGCCGGTCGGGGCGAGCACCGAGGCCTGGGCGTTGCGCACGCCGTAGTCCTCGGCGACGTCGACGGCACCGTCCCAGCTGTCCTCGGCCGCAGCCAGGACGTTGGCCGGGGCCAGCACCGGGTCGATGGTGTCGACGGCCGCGCGGTGCTTGCGCAGGACGCGCAGCGTGCCGTCACGGTCGTCGGCGAACCCGGCGAACGGCCCGGTGACCTTGGCGATCTCCGCGGACGTGCGGTAGGCGTGGCCGGTCATCAGGGCGGTGATGGCACCGGCCCAGGCACGACCCTCGTCGGAGTCGTAGGGCAGGCCGAGGCTCATCAGCAGGCCACCGAGGTTGGCGTAGCCCATGCCGAGCTGGCGGTACTTCTCGGCGTTCGCCGCGATCGGCTCGGTCGGGTAGGAGGAGTTCCCGACGATGATCTCCTGTGCGGTGAAGACGACCTCGACCGCGTGGCGGAAGGCCTCGACGTCGAAGACGCCGCCCACCTCGAACTTGCGCAGGTTCAGGCTGGCGAGGTTGCACGCGGAGTTGTCCAGGTGCATGTACTCGCTGCACGGGTTGGACCCGTTGATGGGACCCGCGTTGGGGGTCGTGTGCCAGTCGTTGATCGTCGTGTCGTACTGCACGCCGGGGTCGGCGCAGGCCCAGGCGGCCTCGGCGATCTGGTTCATCAGGTCGCGGGCCTTCATGGTCTTGGCCGTCTTGCCGGTCAGGACCTCACGAAGGTTGAAGTCGGCGTCGTCGACGACGGCCTGCATGAACTCGTCGGTGACCCGAACGGAGTTGTTGGCGTTCTGGTACTGCACGCTGGCGGCGTCGGCACCGTCGAGGGACATGTCGAAGCCGGCCGCCTGCAGGGCGCGGGTCTTGTCCTCCTCGCGCTGCTTGCACCAGATGAACTCCTCCACGTCCGGGTGGTCGACGTTGAGGATGACCATCTTGGCCGCGCGACGGGTCTTGCCGCCCGACTTGATGGTGCCCGCCGACGCGTCGGCGCCACGCATGAAGCTGACGGGACCGGACGCCTCACCGCCGCCCTTCAGGTGCTCCACGGAGGAGCGGATGTTGGACAGGTTCACACCCGAGCCGGACCCACCCTTGAAGATGGTGCCCTCCTCGACGTACCAGTTGAGGATGGAGCTCATCCGGTCCTCGACGCTGAGGATGAAGCAGGCCGAGCACTGCGGCTTCTCCTCCACCCCGCAGTTGAACCAGACCGGGGAGTTGAACGCCGCCTTCTGGTGGACGAGGAGGTGCTTGAGCTCGTGGTTGAACGCCTCGGCGGAGTCGGGGTCGGCGAAGTACCCGTCGTGGATGCCCCAAGCGGTGATCGTGTCGGCGACGCGGTCGATCATCTGCTTGACCGACGACTCGCGCTCGGGGGTGCCGAGGGTGCCGCGGAAGTACTTCTGGCTGACGATGTTGGTCGCGATCATCGACCAGCTCTTGGGGAACTCCACCCCGCGCTGCTCGAAGGAGACCTTGCCGGTCTTCCAGTCGTCGATCACCGCGTCGCGCAGCTGCCATTCCACCTCGTCGTAGGGGTGGACGGCCTCGGTGGTGAAGTACCTGTCGAACTTCAACCCCGTGCGCTCGCCGTCGAGGACGGCGCGCACGCCGTCGTGGAGCTTGACCTGACCCTGGTTGTCACCCATCGCGTTGCCCTTCGATGCCTGCTGCAAATCGTGTCCCATTTCGCGGTCTCCCAGTCGTTGGTTTCCGTCCCGGCTTCGCCCGTGGCGAGGACCGAACGTGCTCGTTGCCCGTGTCTCCGGTGGAAACCACACGGCTGTAACTACCTCTTCGTACTCTCGACCCGATCGTAGCTGCCGTCAAGCATCGATTCCCCAACATGTATGGGCGACACCCCGACTTGACCACAATATCTTGTGGTGCAACGATCCTCAGGAAGTGAACGTCGGGCAACAATGTCGCCGTCCACGAGGGCCGTCAACCTGTGGACGAAGCCCTCCCGAGCCACCGCCACCACCACATCTCGTGGAGGCCCTGCACACCCCCTGTGGACAACCTGTGGACAGCTGTGGGGAACCGTCCCACCTCGTGCACAACCACCCCTCGTGGCAGGGAAAACCGAAAAAGGATTCGTCCCGTGAAATGTCCCTACTGCGCCAGCGATCGTGACCGGGTGGTCGACTCCCGTCCGGCCGACGAGGGCCGGTCGATCCGTCGACGCCGGGAATGCGAGGCCTGCGCCCAGCGCTACTCCACCTACGAACGCGTCGAGCACGCGCCCCTTTCCGTCCGCAAGCGTTCCGGCTCGGTGCAGCCCTTCGACCCCGAACGCATCAGCGACGGCATGCACAAGGCCACGGCCAATCTCGACCTGGATCCCGACGAGGTCCGCATCGCCGCCGCGCGGGTCGAGGCCCACCTCCGCGCGATGGGCCGACGGGAGATCGGCACCGACGAGATCGGCGGCCACGTCCTCGAGGCGCTGCGATCGCTGCACCACGTCGCCTACGTCCGGTTCGCGAGCGTCCACAAATCCTTCACCTCCGCCGACGACTTCGCCGAGGCGTTGGCGACCCTCAAACGGGCCTGACGCCGGAGCGACGCGATCGCCCCACCCAGCGGGACCGTCGGGCTACTGCGGAAGCTCGAGCACGGACCCCGGCCGGAGGGCGGTTGCACTGACGCCGTTGTGGGTGACGACCACCATGGCGTAGTCCTGGACCGACACCCCGGCCGGGGCGTGCGCGCGTGCGAGCTCCCACACCGTGTCCCCGGACTGGACGACCACCGTCACCGGCGCAGGCGCCGGTTCGTCAGCGACGGAGGATCCGACCAGCCACGAGAGCAGGAGCCCCGCGACGAGCAGGAGGGCGACGAGCGCCCAGGAGAGCACGTGCCCGACGTCCATGCCGGCACGCGGTGCGGCCGTCCGGTGGTTGCGACCCACGATGGGCGCGTGACCGATACCTGACGGTGACAACGGGGCGGTGATGGTGGACATGGCCTCTCCAGTTCTGGGGGAGATGAGGGTTATGCTGCGATCAACGGCGAACATCTGTTCCCTTGACCGACAACACTATCGAACGTATGTTCGTTGTCAAGACCCGAATCCTCGAGTCCCGACCTCGTCACCCGCAACGTACGAGGGGGGTGTGACATCGGGGTCCCGAGCAGCAGGAGGTCCACCCCGTGCCACCCGAACTGACCAGCCGCCAGCAGGCCATCCTCGACACCATCCGCCGCGCCGTGCAGGAGCGGGGATACCCGCCGTCCGTGCGCGAGATCGGTGACGCCGTGGGGTTGAAGTCCCCCTCCAGCGTCCACGCCCAGATGAACACGCTGGAGGAGATGGGGTTCATCCGCCGCAACCCCGCGCGCCCCCGTGCCATCGAGGTCATGGTCGACGGCGGCGACCCGCTCGAACCCACCTCCCCCACCCGACACGTCCCGCTGGTCGGCGAGATCGCCGCCGGTGGGCCGATCCTGGCGGAGGAGCAGATCACGGAGCACCTCGCCCTGCCCGAGTCGATGGTGGGACAGGGCACCATCTTCGCGTTGACCGTCCGCGGTGAGTCGATGATCGAGGCGGGGGTGCTGCCCGGCGACGTCGTCGTCATCCGCCAGCAGCCGACGGTCGAGCAGGGCGAGATGTGCGCGGCGCTCATCGACGGCGAGGCCACGGTGAAGTTCTTCCGCCGCACCAAGTCGGGCGAGGTCTTCCTCGACCCGGCCAACGAACGCTACGAACCGATCCCCGTCCCACGGGACGCCGACAGCGCGATCATGGGTCGCGTCGTCACCGTCATGCGTTCCCTCTAGGTCGGCGACCCGGCCGGGGCCGCGAACAGCGGCAACGCACGTTCCCACGCGAGGTGACCGACCTCGGCGCCGATGATCCGGCCGGCGTGGTCGTCAGCAGGGATGTGGATGCCGCCGTGGATGCGCGACCGCCCGGCCTGGTCGGCGGCGTCGGCGTAGGTCGCCCAGGTCAGCACGACGTCGCCCGCGGGTCCGCCCTCGAACGCCAGGTCGCCTGCCGGGACCGTCCAGCCGAACGACCCGCCCGGGAACCACGGGCTGCCGGTCGCCGCGGTCATGACCTCGGCCGCAGCTCGGCTGAACGTGGAGTGCCCCGACACGTAGCCGGCGAAGGCCGGTGAGACGAAGGTCGCCTGCTGGTAGGGCACCCACTCCTCGGCGTGGAGCCACCTGACCGCCGGGTCATCCGGATCGACGCGGGGCGCCCATGCCCGCACGACGACGCGGCCCTCACCGAGTCCCTCGTGCCGTCCGCCGGGTGCGGTCGTGGCAGCCGAAGCGACCTCCACCACGTCATCGACCAAGGGCAGCCCGTCCGGGTGGTACGCGGCACCGTCGGGGTCGCTGGACTGGCCCAGGCCGCCGAGGTGGCGGATCAACGAGATCGGTCGAGGTGAGTCGTGGGCGGTCTTGACGCCCCACGCGGCGACCGCAGCGTCGTGCAGGGCACCGTTGAGGACGAGGTGCAGCGACACCTCCCACGTCAACCGGTCCAGGGCCGGCCCGCTCCCCCCGAGCAGCCGTTCGGCCGGAGACATCGCGTCGGTGACCGCCCGCGCGATCACGTTCCAGTGGCCGGGCGGGGTCTCGGAGTGCGGCCCGTCGGCCCAGAACTCCGCGAGCACCCGACCCAGGTCGCCACGCAGGACCGGCTGCGCTGGCCACGGCTGGCCGGCCGTGGGGTCGACGGGATGTCCGGTTCCCTCGTCGGTGCCCAGCGGGTTGTTCCCCCAGCCCCCCGGCCCCGCATCGACGACGACACCGTCGGCGGGGTCGAGCTGGCTGGACGCCCGCAGCACGTCCACCAGCTGGCGTCGCAGCTCCTCGCCACCGTCGGGGTCGTCGAGCCGGGGCGGCGGACCGGGGTCGATCGGCACGCCGTCGGGGTCGTCGGGCAACGCGAACGTGGCCACCCCGCCCCAGCCGTACCCGAGGAAGGCCTGCGGCTCGGCTGGCTGGGCGATCCCGTTCTGGGTGACCACCCGATCCAGCTGCAGGGGCTGCCAGGCGTCCGGGTCGTCCATGTCCGCGCCGGGCAGCCGCACGACGAGGGGACGGTTGGCCGGCTGGTGGGTCGACCGGTCGGCGGATCCGTCCCCATCGGCCACCGCCAGGACCGCTGCCGCGACGCGACTTCCGACCGCACGGGCGGCGGCGTCGTCGGACCGGAAGCACTCCGCGGCCAGGGCGGCCGGCAGGGATCGGGCGACGTGGTCGCCCGCTCGGCCATCGCCGTAGCGCGACGCCAGGACGTCGTGGGCGGCTTGGGCGATCGCGGCCTCGACCGCCCGACGGTCGACGGCCACGGCCGCGGCCGCGGCGAGGGCCACCGCCTGCGCGTCGACGTCGGCCAGCACCGTCGGCACCCCCTCGACCAGTGCCGCCCGGCTGTCCCACATGGCCGCGGACAGGTGGTACAGCGTCCGGGCGTGCGCCGTGGGGTCCGGCAGGTCGTGGCGGATCGCCTCGAGCGCCACGTCGATCCAGCGAGCCACCGCCGACGGGGCCTCGGCGCTGCGATCCGCGCACGCGACGGCCGTGGCCGCCACGTCGCGCTGCGGCTCGAAGCGATGCAGGACGGTGCTGCCGTCCCGTCCGACCTCGAGCACCCGGTCGGTGGGGACGTCCTCGACCACGACGGAGTGCCCGTCGGGCCACGTCACCTCGACAGTCCGCACCCGGTCGGCCGTCCCCAGGCCGAACAACGGCCGTGGGTCCTCCGTCGACAGGTAGCTCGAGCCCGCTGTGACCGTCCGCGCGGCAACGGTGCCGTCCGCCATGGTGACGACGACACGGGTCCCCGGCTGCCGGCCCTCGGGCTGCACGCGCAGCGCCGCCCCTCCCCTTCCCTGGTTCTGGAGGAGGACGAGGGGTTCGCCGACGCCGACCACGACGACATCGGGATCCCCGTCGTTGTCGTAGTCGGCCACCGCGGTGCCCCGGGCGTTGTGGCGGCCGACGGCATCCAGCCCCCAGCCGCCGTCGACCACGCGCAGCCCGCCGGAGGTCCCCGCATAGGCCAGCAGCGGCTGGGCGGTCGTGGCGGGATCGGTGCCCATCGGGATCGCACCGTGCCCGACGAGCACGTCGTCGTGGCCGTCGGCGTCGAGGTCGACCACGCCGATCCCCCAGCCGGTCAGCCCCTCCCCGAACGCCGGGACCCCGAAGGTGGCGCGGCCGTCGACGAACGCCCAGGGCTCGGCCGCCTCGGGCTGGTGCAGGGCGTGGCGCTGCTCGCCCATGTTGGTCACGAGCAGCTCGGCCATGCCGTCGCCGTCGAGGTCGCCGGACGCCGTGCCCATGCCCGACCCGTCGTCGTCGACGCCCACGGCAGAGGCCACGTCGACGAGGCGTGCGTGCCCGGGGGTCGAGTCGTTGCGATACAGCCGGTCGGGGTCGGTGTCGTTGGCGACCAGCAGGTCCCGGTCGCCGTCGTGGTCGACGTCGACGAACGTCGCGCCCAAGCCGTAGCGGGGGCCGTCGACGTCCAGCCCAGCCTCGCTGCTGACGTCGACGAAGCGGGCCCGAGCCCCCTCCCCCGGGCCGAGGTTGTGCAGCAGCAGGTCGGCGACCGGTGCGTGGCCGCGCGGGAACCCGCCTGATGCCGCGGGCAGCGGGGTGTTCCGGTCGACGTAGCCGGTCAGGACCACGTCGAGGCGACCGTCGCCGTCGACGTCGTCGGCTGCAGCACCCGCGTGCCAGCCCGAGACGTGCAGTCCGGCGCGGCCGTCGTCGCGGGTGAACGTGCCGTCCCCGTCGTTCCAGAGCAGGGTGCTGGTCCGGTCGGAGGTGACCAGCAGGTCGACGTGGCCGTCACCGTCGAGGTCGGCGGCCAGGCAACCCTGCCCGCGCACCTGCAGCGCCGTCCCCGACTCCGTGCCCACGTCGACGAACCGTCCCTCGACGTTGCGGTACAGCGTCGAGGTCGGCAGCCCGCCCTCGTCCAGCCAGCGCTGGTGTTCGCCGTCGGACCAGGTGGAGACCACGTAGAGGTCCTGCCAGCCGTCACCGTCGGCGTCCAGCCAGCAGACCCCTCCCCCCATCATCGCCGCGGGGTCGGGCGACGACCCCCAGCGGAAGGCCCCGTGCCGGGTGTCCAGCCCGACCCGGTCGGCGACGTCGACGAGGGTCGTGGCGACGGCGGCCCGGTCCGGCGAGGGCGCCGCCGCCGCGAGGACGGTGGTGGTGGCCGCGAGCACCGCGACCACCACGAGCGCGGTCAGCGGCCCCGTGCCACGACCTCGCCCCATGTCCCTCGACACCTCAGGCTGCG
The nucleotide sequence above comes from Euzebya pacifica. Encoded proteins:
- a CDS encoding vitamin B12-dependent ribonucleotide reductase, with translation MGDNQGQVKLHDGVRAVLDGERTGLKFDRYFTTEAVHPYDEVEWQLRDAVIDDWKTGKVSFEQRGVEFPKSWSMIATNIVSQKYFRGTLGTPERESSVKQMIDRVADTITAWGIHDGYFADPDSAEAFNHELKHLLVHQKAAFNSPVWFNCGVEEKPQCSACFILSVEDRMSSILNWYVEEGTIFKGGSGSGVNLSNIRSSVEHLKGGGEASGPVSFMRGADASAGTIKSGGKTRRAAKMVILNVDHPDVEEFIWCKQREEDKTRALQAAGFDMSLDGADAASVQYQNANNSVRVTDEFMQAVVDDADFNLREVLTGKTAKTMKARDLMNQIAEAAWACADPGVQYDTTINDWHTTPNAGPINGSNPCSEYMHLDNSACNLASLNLRKFEVGGVFDVEAFRHAVEVVFTAQEIIVGNSSYPTEPIAANAEKYRQLGMGYANLGGLLMSLGLPYDSDEGRAWAGAITALMTGHAYRTSAEIAKVTGPFAGFADDRDGTLRVLRKHRAAVDTIDPVLAPANVLAAAEDSWDGAVDVAEDYGVRNAQASVLAPTGTIGLMMDCDTTGIEPDLGLVKAKKLVGGGTMRIVNQTVPHALANLGYQPEQVEAIVAYIDEHATVEGAPALKPEHIPVFDCAMGDRSIAPGGHIKMMAAAQPFLSGAISKTVNLPESATVQDIEDLYIEGWRLGLKAIAIYRDNCKVAQPLSISKKSDDAQPVTEEAAAEQGIVRRRLPKQRPSQTISFQVGDADGYVTAGEYPGDGLGEIFVKLGKQGSTLSGIMDALAISVSLGLQYGVPLEAYVSKFINTRYEPAGMTDDPDIRFATSLTDYIFRRLAIEYLPAEQRQAMGIYTTEERTAELDGTATTAAPAAPSATTPPADATGQTVLPVEQPHPVDDIYGDAPLCLQCGSKMQRAGSCHVCPGCGTTSGCS
- the nrdR gene encoding transcriptional regulator NrdR — protein: MKCPYCASDRDRVVDSRPADEGRSIRRRRECEACAQRYSTYERVEHAPLSVRKRSGSVQPFDPERISDGMHKATANLDLDPDEVRIAAARVEAHLRAMGRREIGTDEIGGHVLEALRSLHHVAYVRFASVHKSFTSADDFAEALATLKRA
- a CDS encoding LysM peptidoglycan-binding domain-containing protein, producing the protein MSTITAPLSPSGIGHAPIVGRNHRTAAPRAGMDVGHVLSWALVALLLVAGLLLSWLVGSSVADEPAPAPVTVVVQSGDTVWELARAHAPAGVSVQDYAMVVVTHNGVSATALRPGSVLELPQ
- the lexA gene encoding transcriptional repressor LexA, with protein sequence MPPELTSRQQAILDTIRRAVQERGYPPSVREIGDAVGLKSPSSVHAQMNTLEEMGFIRRNPARPRAIEVMVDGGDPLEPTSPTRHVPLVGEIAAGGPILAEEQITEHLALPESMVGQGTIFALTVRGESMIEAGVLPGDVVVIRQQPTVEQGEMCAALIDGEATVKFFRRTKSGEVFLDPANERYEPIPVPRDADSAIMGRVVTVMRSL
- a CDS encoding FG-GAP-like repeat-containing protein, giving the protein MGRGRGTGPLTALVVVAVLAATTTVLAAAAPSPDRAAVATTLVDVADRVGLDTRHGAFRWGSSPDPAAMMGGGVCWLDADGDGWQDLYVVSTWSDGEHQRWLDEGGLPTSTLYRNVEGRFVDVGTESGTALQVRGQGCLAADLDGDGHVDLLVTSDRTSTLLWNDGDGTFTRDDGRAGLHVSGWHAGAAADDVDGDGRLDVVLTGYVDRNTPLPAASGGFPRGHAPVADLLLHNLGPGEGARARFVDVSSEAGLDVDGPRYGLGATFVDVDHDGDRDLLVANDTDPDRLYRNDSTPGHARLVDVASAVGVDDDGSGMGTASGDLDGDGMAELLVTNMGEQRHALHQPEAAEPWAFVDGRATFGVPAFGEGLTGWGIGVVDLDADGHDDVLVGHGAIPMGTDPATTAQPLLAYAGTSGGLRVVDGGWGLDAVGRHNARGTAVADYDNDGDPDVVVVGVGEPLVLLQNQGRGGAALRVQPEGRQPGTRVVVTMADGTVAARTVTAGSSYLSTEDPRPLFGLGTADRVRTVEVTWPDGHSVVVEDVPTDRVLEVGRDGSTVLHRFEPQRDVAATAVACADRSAEAPSAVARWIDVALEAIRHDLPDPTAHARTLYHLSAAMWDSRAALVEGVPTVLADVDAQAVALAAAAAVAVDRRAVEAAIAQAAHDVLASRYGDGRAGDHVARSLPAALAAECFRSDDAAARAVGSRVAAAVLAVADGDGSADRSTHQPANRPLVVRLPGADMDDPDAWQPLQLDRVVTQNGIAQPAEPQAFLGYGWGGVATFALPDDPDGVPIDPGPPPRLDDPDGGEELRRQLVDVLRASSQLDPADGVVVDAGPGGWGNNPLGTDEGTGHPVDPTAGQPWPAQPVLRGDLGRVLAEFWADGPHSETPPGHWNVIARAVTDAMSPAERLLGGSGPALDRLTWEVSLHLVLNGALHDAAVAAWGVKTAHDSPRPISLIRHLGGLGQSSDPDGAAYHPDGLPLVDDVVEVASAATTAPGGRHEGLGEGRVVVRAWAPRVDPDDPAVRWLHAEEWVPYQQATFVSPAFAGYVSGHSTFSRAAAEVMTAATGSPWFPGGSFGWTVPAGDLAFEGGPAGDVVLTWATYADAADQAGRSRIHGGIHIPADDHAGRIIGAEVGHLAWERALPLFAAPAGSPT